From the genome of Deinococcus sp. AJ005, one region includes:
- a CDS encoding phosphotransferase produces the protein MSADPALYFTRHGLGLAGLCRAETGFSNEVWLTETAALRFSPSADHTREAGVALGALAAGVRTARPLFWGPNYSLWKRLHGGIPTPAQLTPHFWNAVLDDLERLHATPPEPYSTRPSEAWVGEPGVAEGADWTAAERAALRRVLSTPYPLTAPVFVHGDVYRHNLLADARGQYAGLLDWGNAGWATLEHECAVLDGLETALHRWGTRLDVGLLWRLRLELLLKVAGAGRILPNAVREALAYCG, from the coding sequence ATGTCTGCCGATCCTGCCCTCTATTTCACGCGCCATGGCCTGGGCCTTGCGGGCCTGTGCCGCGCCGAAACGGGCTTTTCCAACGAGGTCTGGTTGACCGAGACGGCAGCGCTGCGCTTCAGCCCCAGTGCGGATCACACGCGGGAGGCGGGAGTGGCGCTGGGCGCGTTGGCGGCGGGAGTTCGCACAGCCAGACCGCTGTTCTGGGGACCAAATTACAGCCTATGGAAGCGCCTGCACGGCGGGATACCCACGCCCGCACAACTCACGCCGCATTTCTGGAATGCCGTGCTGGACGATCTGGAACGGTTGCATGCCACGCCTCCCGAACCGTACTCGACCCGTCCGTCGGAGGCATGGGTGGGCGAGCCGGGGGTGGCAGAGGGCGCGGACTGGACGGCTGCCGAGCGGGCCGCGCTGCGACGCGTGCTGTCCACGCCGTATCCGCTCACCGCGCCCGTGTTCGTCCACGGAGACGTGTACCGCCACAACCTGCTGGCCGACGCGCGGGGCCAGTACGCCGGACTGCTGGACTGGGGCAACGCGGGCTGGGCCACCCTGGAACACGAATGTGCCGTACTGGATGGGCTGGAGACTGCGCTGCACCGCTGGGGCACGCGGCTGGATGTGGGCCTGCTGTGGCGGCTGCGTCTGGAACTGCTGCTCAAGGTGGCGGGCGCGGGCCGAATTCTGCCCAATGCGGTGCGGGAGGCGCTGGCCTATTGCGGGTAA
- a CDS encoding phospholipase D-like domain-containing protein: MSRAARSLLTLAVLACGGTGLGAELPLFLGPALPAAPLNLPVCVPPTDPLERAVWGVVTENGQPDLSCDNAFVGYLRTPRSLTTPLDAFEITASQIANAHSEVLLASMEWQGGPGKPGWTFAQAVATLYGRVRADPAAYPQGMTVRALLGGFPDFQRPDGRTQPLALLGDLLRLGVPLEDARVGWKLSILNYRYFPHSHVKLHVIDGRDLTVAGYNYTDWHLPATEPGGRGLHDLGLRMSGPVAQSGVAVFDDLWRHSLQLRCPDSVTRETAEAQCQMAPPDPVTHPAAAREAVPGGHARAFMLYRRPGDDAADRAHLALLGAAKSQIDLMQADFGPTPNCWGAYLNPQGCGPDSWPVYMVAVLDALERGVQVRLLTVDYGISAAPNRSGITLLRQELRRQGIQDHFEARYTTFNMHTKALTVDRRMVVVGSMNFHFSSWGTLGLAEAALATDDPAAVQEQETSFETIWKTASRPVPDEWWLKNVTPDLTPQPAAGTADTVTPRPGP; encoded by the coding sequence ATGTCCCGTGCGGCGCGTTCTCTTCTGACCCTCGCGGTCCTGGCCTGCGGCGGGACAGGGCTGGGTGCGGAATTGCCGCTTTTCCTGGGACCCGCGCTGCCCGCCGCGCCCCTGAATCTGCCTGTCTGCGTCCCGCCCACGGACCCGCTGGAACGGGCGGTGTGGGGGGTGGTCACCGAGAACGGCCAGCCGGACCTGAGTTGTGACAACGCTTTCGTGGGCTATCTACGAACGCCGCGCAGCCTGACCACACCGCTGGACGCCTTCGAAATCACGGCCAGCCAGATTGCCAACGCCCACAGCGAGGTGCTGCTGGCCAGCATGGAATGGCAGGGCGGGCCAGGAAAACCCGGCTGGACCTTCGCGCAGGCGGTGGCCACGCTGTATGGGCGGGTGCGGGCCGATCCCGCTGCATACCCGCAGGGCATGACGGTGCGGGCGCTGCTGGGCGGCTTTCCAGACTTTCAGCGCCCAGATGGCCGCACGCAGCCGCTGGCGCTGCTGGGCGATCTGCTACGGCTGGGCGTGCCGCTGGAGGACGCCCGCGTGGGCTGGAAGCTCAGCATCCTCAACTACCGCTATTTTCCGCATAGCCACGTCAAGTTACACGTCATCGACGGACGGGACCTGACCGTGGCCGGATACAACTACACCGACTGGCACCTGCCTGCTACCGAACCAGGGGGGCGCGGACTGCATGATCTGGGCTTGCGGATGAGCGGGCCGGTGGCCCAGAGCGGCGTGGCCGTCTTCGACGATCTGTGGCGGCATAGCCTGCAACTGCGCTGCCCGGACTCCGTGACACGTGAGACGGCAGAGGCGCAGTGCCAGATGGCCCCACCGGACCCGGTAACGCACCCGGCAGCCGCACGGGAAGCCGTACCGGGCGGCCACGCGCGGGCCTTCATGCTGTACCGCCGCCCCGGCGACGATGCGGCGGACCGCGCCCATCTGGCCCTGCTGGGCGCGGCAAAAAGCCAGATTGATCTGATGCAGGCGGATTTTGGCCCCACGCCGAACTGCTGGGGCGCGTACCTGAACCCGCAGGGCTGCGGCCCGGACTCCTGGCCGGTGTACATGGTGGCTGTGCTGGACGCGCTGGAGCGCGGGGTTCAGGTCCGGCTACTGACTGTGGATTACGGAATCAGCGCGGCACCCAACCGCAGCGGCATCACCCTGTTGCGTCAGGAGTTGCGCCGCCAGGGCATCCAGGACCATTTCGAGGCGCGGTATACCACCTTCAACATGCACACCAAGGCGCTAACGGTGGACCGCCGCATGGTGGTGGTGGGCAGCATGAACTTTCATTTCAGTTCCTGGGGCACCCTGGGGCTGGCCGAGGCCGCCCTGGCGACAGACGATCCGGCAGCGGTGCAGGAGCAGGAAACCAGCTTTGAGACCATCTGGAAGACCGCCAGCCGCCCTGTGCCAGACGAATGGTGGCTGAAGAACGTGACCCCTGACCTGACGCCACAACCCGCCGCCGGGACAGCCGACACGGTCACGCCGCGCCCCGGCCCGTAA
- a CDS encoding YbaN family protein: protein MTPPSSTSLSQAETPSRPVKPLWVALGFVLCAVGFVGLVLPGFPGTVWFVLAAASFARGDPRWEAWLLSRPVIGQLVQDYRDGLGMPLRAKWIACTCIAVAVSFSLGRIPVLVGQVGWVLVGLFGIYYICLRVPTKR from the coding sequence ATGACGCCGCCCTCCTCCACATCCCTGTCGCAGGCCGAGACTCCCTCTCGCCCGGTCAAGCCGTTGTGGGTGGCGCTGGGCTTCGTGCTGTGCGCAGTTGGTTTCGTGGGGCTGGTGCTGCCCGGTTTTCCGGGAACGGTGTGGTTCGTGCTGGCCGCCGCCAGTTTCGCGCGGGGCGATCCGCGCTGGGAGGCGTGGCTGCTGTCGCGCCCGGTGATCGGGCAACTGGTTCAGGATTACCGCGACGGCCTGGGTATGCCCCTGCGTGCCAAGTGGATCGCCTGCACCTGCATCGCCGTGGCGGTCAGCTTCAGCTTGGGCCGCATTCCGGTGCTGGTGGGGCAGGTGGGCTGGGTGCTGGTGGGGCTGTTCGGGATTTACTACATCTGCCTGCGGGTACCCACAAAGCGGTAA
- a CDS encoding YbjQ family protein — protein MDKLMITTTNELEGYRVIRQLGVVRGLTVRSRSVLGNIGASLQTILGGNITLYSELAEKARQEAFDLMGQHALERGANAILAMRYDANEITDGVTEVLAYGTAVVVEPR, from the coding sequence ATGGATAAATTGATGATCACCACCACCAATGAACTCGAAGGCTACCGCGTGATCCGCCAACTGGGCGTGGTGCGCGGCCTAACTGTGCGCTCGCGCAGCGTGCTGGGCAACATCGGCGCGTCCCTCCAGACGATCCTGGGCGGCAACATCACCCTCTACAGCGAACTGGCCGAGAAAGCCCGCCAGGAAGCGTTTGACCTGATGGGCCAGCATGCCCTGGAGCGGGGGGCCAACGCCATCCTCGCCATGCGCTACGACGCCAACGAGATCACCGACGGCGTGACCGAGGTGCTGGCCTACGGAACGGCGGTGGTGGTGGAGCCGCGTTGA
- the ispH gene encoding 4-hydroxy-3-methylbut-2-enyl diphosphate reductase, which translates to MVERLYLAKPRGFCAGVVMAIGAVERAARTEEKPVTVYHSIVHNHTVVDRLARDHSVHFVENLDDIEALPDGGETVVFSAHGISPLVRERARALGLATIDATCPLVTKVHTEAKKYAREGHTILLIGDSAQHQEVIGTRGEAPDHTILVGVLGKRGEGLHDPHTVTVPDPDKLVVLTQTTLSVDDTRRTVDILKARFPKLIVPPSEDLCYATKNRQDAVKAIAPNVDAFLVLTSTHSSNGMRLLELAAETCGRAERLETVADLAGLDLDGMKAVGITSAASTPDDLVQEVVAHFRALNPELQVIEEGEWENIEFREPKKILASQPLPRTMG; encoded by the coding sequence ATGGTTGAGCGCCTGTATCTGGCCAAACCGCGCGGCTTTTGCGCGGGCGTGGTCATGGCGATTGGCGCAGTCGAACGCGCCGCGCGGACCGAGGAAAAACCGGTGACGGTCTACCATTCCATCGTCCACAACCACACCGTCGTGGACCGGCTGGCACGCGACCACAGCGTGCATTTCGTGGAAAATCTGGACGATATCGAGGCCCTGCCAGACGGCGGCGAGACGGTGGTGTTCTCCGCGCACGGCATCAGCCCACTGGTGCGGGAGCGGGCGCGGGCGCTGGGGCTGGCCACCATCGACGCGACCTGCCCGCTGGTCACCAAGGTCCACACCGAGGCCAAGAAATACGCCCGTGAGGGCCACACCATCCTGCTGATCGGCGACAGCGCCCAGCACCAGGAGGTGATCGGCACGCGCGGCGAGGCCCCGGACCACACCATTCTGGTGGGCGTGCTGGGCAAGCGCGGCGAGGGCCTGCACGACCCGCACACGGTCACGGTGCCGGACCCCGACAAACTGGTGGTGCTGACCCAGACGACCCTCAGCGTGGACGACACGCGGCGCACGGTGGATATCCTGAAGGCCCGCTTTCCCAAGCTGATCGTGCCGCCCAGCGAGGACCTGTGCTACGCCACCAAGAACCGCCAGGACGCCGTGAAGGCCATCGCGCCCAACGTGGATGCCTTTCTGGTGCTGACCAGCACGCACTCCAGCAACGGGATGCGGCTGTTGGAGCTGGCCGCCGAGACCTGTGGCCGCGCCGAACGACTGGAAACCGTGGCCGATCTGGCGGGCCTCGATCTGGACGGCATGAAGGCTGTCGGCATCACCAGCGCCGCCAGCACCCCGGACGATCTGGTGCAGGAGGTGGTGGCCCACTTCCGCGCCCTGAACCCAGAATTACAGGTGATCGAGGAAGGCGAGTGGGAAAACATCGAATTCCGTGAACCGAAGAAGATTCTGGCCAGCCAGCCTCTGCCGCGCACGATGGGGTGA
- a CDS encoding S1C family serine protease — MKKNLSILALSGTLALGAFVGYGINERSSAQNAAPVTASQNIQGQMVQTLATPPQAPLSQSYDGGRARTESEANTVDVVKQRQGGLVFVSVTEKADSSSSPQAQLRKRMQEQMPFGFPFGDGGNGSGGSSGSGDSTPQPQTGTGSGFFVDSQGDIITNNHVVDGASEITIRVHGDKTEYKAKVIARAPDFDLALIRPEGLPKNLIQPIPLGDSDRLDVGLKAVAMGAPFGLDFSVSEGIISSLERTAPVGTQGINQKLIQTDAAINPGNSGGPLLDSAGEVIGVNTQILTGGAGQSAGVGFAIPVNTVKKLLPQLQAGNGGVVQPPRMGIQFTDVSGLTDAQRKTAGLPASGALIQSVVPGSPAANAKLQAGSNDSIKLTNPATGQTTTVSTDGDLITAIDGQPITDDNSLQSAVLGKSMGDSVKLTVKRGGQTREVTVNLGDVTFPTAQQQ; from the coding sequence ATGAAGAAGAACCTGTCTATCCTGGCCCTGTCGGGCACGCTGGCCCTCGGCGCGTTCGTGGGCTACGGCATCAATGAACGCAGCAGCGCCCAGAACGCCGCACCTGTGACCGCTTCCCAGAACATCCAGGGACAGATGGTGCAGACCCTGGCGACGCCGCCCCAGGCCCCACTTTCTCAGAGTTATGACGGGGGCCGCGCCCGCACCGAGTCCGAAGCCAACACCGTGGATGTGGTCAAGCAGCGGCAGGGCGGTCTGGTCTTCGTCAGCGTGACCGAGAAGGCCGACAGCTCCAGCAGCCCCCAGGCGCAGCTTCGCAAGCGCATGCAGGAGCAAATGCCCTTCGGCTTTCCCTTCGGTGACGGCGGGAATGGCAGTGGCGGGAGCAGCGGCAGCGGGGACAGCACGCCCCAGCCCCAGACCGGCACCGGCAGCGGCTTTTTCGTGGACAGCCAGGGTGACATCATCACCAACAACCATGTGGTGGACGGGGCCAGCGAGATCACCATCCGCGTCCACGGTGATAAGACCGAGTACAAGGCCAAAGTCATCGCCCGCGCCCCCGACTTCGATCTGGCCCTGATCCGTCCCGAGGGCCTGCCCAAGAACCTGATCCAGCCGATTCCGCTGGGTGACAGCGACAGGCTGGACGTGGGCCTGAAAGCGGTGGCGATGGGCGCACCCTTCGGCCTGGACTTCAGCGTCTCCGAGGGCATTATCTCCAGCCTGGAACGCACCGCCCCGGTGGGCACGCAGGGCATCAATCAGAAGCTGATCCAGACCGACGCGGCCATCAACCCCGGCAACTCCGGCGGCCCGCTGCTGGACAGTGCGGGCGAGGTGATCGGCGTCAACACCCAGATCCTGACCGGCGGCGCGGGCCAGAGCGCGGGCGTGGGCTTTGCCATCCCCGTCAATACGGTCAAGAAGCTGCTGCCGCAGCTTCAGGCCGGCAACGGCGGCGTGGTGCAGCCGCCGCGCATGGGCATCCAGTTCACCGATGTCAGCGGCCTGACCGACGCCCAGCGCAAGACCGCCGGATTGCCCGCCAGCGGCGCGCTGATCCAGTCCGTGGTGCCCGGCAGCCCCGCCGCCAACGCCAAGTTGCAGGCGGGCAGCAACGACAGCATCAAGCTGACCAACCCCGCCACGGGTCAGACCACAACGGTTTCCACAGACGGTGACCTGATCACGGCCATTGACGGCCAGCCCATCACCGACGACAACAGCCTCCAGAGCGCCGTCCTGGGCAAGAGCATGGGCGACAGCGTGAAGCTGACCGTCAAGCGCGGCGGCCAGACCCGCGAGGTCACGGTCAACCTGGGCGACGTGACTTTCCCCACCGCGCAGCAGCAGTAA
- a CDS encoding S1 RNA-binding domain-containing protein codes for MSHAFPRRNPLVQLDSGAVAEGRITRVTDFGAFIQFENGETGLVHISQIAHSFVRNIHDHVREGDSIEVKVLGRDERGRLDLSIKELLEEPEEVPRPRAIGRQSPQFEAKLRSFMRDAKERTTTGGPKKPGSSGGGKRKK; via the coding sequence ATGAGCCATGCTTTCCCTAGGAGAAACCCTTTAGTGCAACTTGATTCTGGCGCGGTGGCCGAGGGCCGCATCACCCGCGTGACCGATTTCGGCGCGTTTATCCAGTTCGAGAACGGTGAGACGGGCCTCGTTCACATCTCGCAGATCGCCCATTCGTTCGTGCGCAACATCCACGATCACGTGCGCGAGGGCGATAGCATCGAAGTCAAGGTGCTGGGCCGCGATGAGCGGGGTCGTCTGGACCTGTCGATCAAGGAACTGCTCGAAGAACCCGAGGAAGTGCCGCGTCCGCGCGCCATCGGGCGGCAGAGTCCTCAGTTCGAGGCCAAGCTGCGCTCCTTCATGCGCGACGCCAAGGAACGCACCACCACGGGCGGCCCCAAGAAGCCGGGCAGCAGTGGCGGCGGCAAACGCAAGAAGTAG
- a CDS encoding [LysW]-aminoadipate kinase: protein MIVVKVGGSAGIDYDAVCADLATRWKAGEKLILVHGGSGETNRIAEALGHPPRFVTSPSGYTSRFTDRQTLEIFEMVYCGKINKGIVERLQRLGVNAVGLSGLDGRIFEGRHKDSVRAVENGKTKVLRGDHTGTVEKVNTGLIELLLGAGYLPVLTPPASSYEGVAINVDGDRAAAALAVALKAEALLLLSNVPGLLRAYPDEASLIRQIPADDVESYLEFAQDRMKKKVLGAAEAVAGGVKRVIFGDARAGQPITAALDGAGTVVS from the coding sequence TTGATTGTGGTCAAAGTAGGCGGCAGCGCCGGGATCGATTACGACGCGGTGTGCGCCGATCTGGCCACGCGCTGGAAGGCGGGCGAGAAGTTGATTCTGGTCCACGGCGGCAGCGGCGAGACCAACCGTATTGCTGAGGCGCTGGGCCATCCACCCAGGTTCGTGACCAGTCCCAGTGGCTATACCTCGCGCTTTACGGACCGCCAGACCCTCGAAATCTTCGAGATGGTCTACTGCGGCAAGATCAACAAGGGCATCGTGGAGCGGCTGCAACGCCTGGGCGTCAACGCCGTGGGCCTGTCGGGCCTGGACGGGCGCATCTTCGAGGGCCGCCACAAGGACAGTGTGCGCGCGGTGGAAAACGGCAAGACGAAGGTGCTGCGGGGCGATCACACCGGGACGGTGGAAAAGGTCAACACCGGCCTGATCGAACTGCTGCTGGGTGCCGGCTACCTGCCGGTACTGACGCCGCCCGCCAGCAGCTACGAGGGCGTGGCGATCAACGTGGACGGGGACCGCGCCGCCGCCGCGCTGGCCGTGGCCTTAAAGGCCGAGGCGTTGCTGCTGCTGTCCAACGTGCCGGGCCTGCTGCGTGCGTACCCCGACGAAGCCAGCCTGATCCGCCAGATTCCGGCAGATGACGTGGAGTCGTACCTGGAATTTGCCCAGGACCGCATGAAAAAGAAGGTGCTGGGCGCGGCAGAGGCGGTGGCAGGCGGCGTCAAGCGCGTTATTTTCGGGGACGCCCGCGCCGGGCAGCCGATCACGGCGGCGCTGGACGGAGCAGGAACCGTCGTCTCGTGA
- a CDS encoding ExeM/NucH family extracellular endonuclease produces the protein MTMKFLKGGALLLSLTALLSACNPPDNVNPPVVEPPVVVEPPVVVEPPVVVEPPVGPPPPTYTCPVGTTVTPISTVQGTGAASLLADKVVTIRGVVTQDAQAGLNGFFVQDVTPDSDPQTSEGLFVYTADVPKPVKPGEVLEISGTVKEFFGTTQLDNVTTVTSCGTTTLPAPTKLTYPLSAPDALENVEGMLVTVTNTMTVTNTFTLGRYGELGLSSDGRLFNPTNGQGGSLESNALRTLVLDDGVSKQNPPIIPYLNADNTRRSGDTVTGLEGVMHYANNAYKLEPTKAPVFVNSNPRTAAPKSVGDSTLKVAGANVLNYFTTLGDVDSNARGADNALEFTRQKTKIVAELRALDADVITLMEIENNGETALNDLVAGLNTAADKTEYASVMTGTVGTDAIRVAIIYRPGKVETVGGARIDNNPVYSRPPVAQTFRDLAGKGVFTVVANHFKSKGSCPTTGDVDTGEGCWNMQRVQQAGAVLAFADKLKLTDPDVLLMGDLNAYGEEKPIKALEAGGFESLNKKIPLADRYSYQFDGQFGYLDHALASAGLGGQITGITEWHINSDEPVVLDYNTEFKTPAQITGLYTPNAYRSSDHDPVVVGLKLKADGATTIPVTVSATGPDTAAVGKVYTITVTAGGIQPTVGGNLSPDSLTADWGDSAVEGLFPVAAVGPHIHTYKAPGTYTIKVTATRASDKATDMTTLKVTVTSPNAGGLVISQVYGGGGNAGAQFKNDFVELFNSGKVAVSTAGKSVQYASSAGSFNSILPLPAATIEPGAYYLVGMASGGSNGNDLPTPEAVGTSNFSGSNGKVALVNNVEAVTGIADTDLLDFVGYGTANESEGNATAPGLSNTTAALRAGNGCTDTNNNGKDFTAGAPAPRNSASAKTVCP, from the coding sequence ATGACCATGAAGTTTCTGAAAGGCGGCGCGCTGCTCCTTAGCCTGACCGCGCTGCTCTCTGCGTGTAACCCGCCTGATAATGTCAACCCGCCTGTCGTTGAGCCACCAGTCGTCGTTGAGCCACCAGTCGTCGTTGAGCCACCAGTCGTCGTTGAGCCGCCTGTCGGTCCACCGCCTCCCACTTATACCTGTCCGGTGGGGACCACGGTCACGCCCATTTCCACCGTTCAGGGGACCGGGGCAGCCAGTCTCCTGGCCGACAAGGTGGTGACCATTCGCGGTGTGGTCACGCAGGACGCGCAGGCGGGCCTGAACGGCTTTTTCGTGCAGGACGTGACGCCCGACAGTGACCCACAAACCAGCGAGGGCCTGTTCGTGTACACCGCTGACGTGCCTAAGCCTGTCAAGCCAGGCGAGGTGCTGGAAATCAGTGGCACGGTCAAGGAATTCTTTGGAACCACCCAGCTCGACAACGTGACCACCGTGACCTCCTGCGGCACCACGACGCTGCCCGCGCCCACGAAACTGACCTACCCGCTGTCTGCGCCGGACGCGCTGGAAAACGTGGAAGGCATGCTGGTCACGGTCACCAACACCATGACCGTGACCAACACCTTCACGCTGGGCCGTTACGGCGAACTGGGCCTGTCCAGCGACGGGCGGCTGTTCAATCCCACCAACGGACAGGGCGGCAGTCTGGAATCCAACGCGCTGCGGACCCTGGTGCTGGATGACGGCGTCAGCAAGCAGAACCCGCCCATCATTCCTTACCTGAACGCGGACAACACGCGCCGTTCCGGGGACACCGTGACCGGGTTGGAAGGCGTGATGCACTACGCCAACAACGCCTACAAGCTGGAACCCACCAAAGCGCCCGTGTTCGTGAACAGCAATCCCCGCACTGCCGCGCCCAAATCTGTGGGCGACAGCACCCTGAAGGTGGCGGGCGCGAACGTCCTGAACTACTTCACCACTCTAGGTGACGTCGATTCCAATGCGCGCGGCGCGGACAACGCTCTGGAGTTCACGCGCCAGAAAACCAAGATCGTGGCCGAACTTCGCGCTCTGGACGCCGACGTGATTACCCTGATGGAGATCGAGAACAACGGCGAGACGGCCCTGAACGATCTGGTGGCCGGCCTGAACACTGCCGCTGACAAGACCGAATATGCCAGCGTCATGACTGGCACGGTGGGCACCGACGCCATCCGTGTGGCGATCATCTACCGCCCCGGCAAGGTGGAAACGGTGGGGGGCGCGCGCATCGACAACAACCCCGTCTACTCGCGCCCGCCCGTGGCCCAGACCTTCCGCGATCTGGCCGGGAAGGGCGTGTTCACGGTGGTGGCCAACCACTTCAAGAGCAAGGGCAGTTGCCCCACGACCGGCGACGTGGACACTGGCGAAGGCTGCTGGAATATGCAGCGCGTGCAGCAGGCCGGAGCCGTGCTGGCCTTCGCGGACAAGCTGAAATTGACCGATCCAGACGTGCTGTTGATGGGCGATCTGAACGCCTACGGCGAGGAAAAGCCGATCAAGGCGCTGGAGGCAGGCGGCTTCGAGAGCCTGAACAAGAAGATTCCCCTGGCAGACCGTTATTCCTACCAGTTCGACGGCCAGTTCGGCTATCTGGACCACGCCCTGGCCAGCGCGGGCCTGGGGGGACAGATCACCGGGATTACCGAGTGGCACATCAACTCCGATGAGCCGGTGGTGCTGGACTACAACACGGAGTTTAAGACCCCCGCCCAGATCACTGGTCTGTACACCCCCAACGCCTACCGCAGCAGTGACCACGATCCCGTAGTGGTGGGCCTGAAGCTCAAGGCAGACGGCGCGACCACTATTCCAGTGACGGTCAGCGCCACGGGACCCGACACGGCGGCTGTCGGCAAGGTCTACACCATCACCGTCACGGCGGGCGGCATCCAGCCCACGGTGGGCGGTAACCTCAGCCCCGACTCGCTGACTGCTGATTGGGGTGATAGCGCGGTGGAAGGGCTGTTTCCGGTTGCGGCTGTCGGGCCACACATCCACACCTATAAGGCTCCCGGCACCTACACCATCAAGGTGACGGCGACGCGCGCCAGCGACAAGGCCACGGACATGACCACCCTGAAGGTCACGGTCACCTCCCCCAACGCGGGTGGACTGGTGATCAGTCAGGTGTACGGCGGCGGCGGCAACGCGGGGGCACAGTTCAAGAACGACTTCGTGGAACTGTTCAACTCCGGGAAGGTGGCGGTCAGCACGGCGGGTAAAAGCGTGCAGTACGCCAGTTCGGCGGGCAGCTTCAACTCTATCTTGCCTCTCCCGGCGGCAACCATCGAGCCGGGAGCGTATTACCTGGTGGGAATGGCTTCCGGGGGCAGCAACGGAAATGATCTGCCCACGCCAGAAGCTGTCGGAACCAGCAACTTCAGCGGCAGCAACGGCAAGGTTGCCCTCGTCAATAACGTTGAGGCTGTTACCGGCATTGCTGATACGGACCTGCTCGATTTTGTCGGTTACGGCACGGCCAACGAGTCCGAGGGCAATGCCACTGCGCCGGGGCTGAGCAACACGACAGCCGCCCTGCGCGCAGGCAACGGCTGCACCGACACCAACAATAACGGCAAGGATTTTACGGCGGGTGCGCCCGCACCGCGCAACAGTGCCTCGGCCAAAACCGTCTGCCCCTGA